The proteins below are encoded in one region of Neorhodopirellula lusitana:
- a CDS encoding ABC transporter permease, whose translation MNLQPDDFWSFYEWFFRPGAFLESAALKGIVLAILATFLGLVGGYVVSSSRYGSGEGFFAVARAIRDLFRFDLPGTRLRRILALAKLAFKEALRRKVLYVVGLFVVVLLLAGWYLNPQSDDPARLYVSFVLTATNYLVLALALFISAFSLPEDIKNKTMYTIVTKPVRATEIILGRMLGFIGVGTMILVPMGLLSYVFVVRGLDHTHTKVADVREMPRGGFEGETDYTQFHSHTFALDENGEGLTNIVRGHRHVVLRDDAGNFKIGSPTGALRARIPSYGALVFRDRSGNLQEEGIDVGNERLAGGYGSAGISRLIGVTQGTRKVEHGYVEGGTLGTAEFTFPNVTKERYPDGFPIDLSLRAYRSYKGDIETGIRGSVTMKHPEKPIESNPIAFVVHEYEVDEKTLPLTTEGTDGTETRMLDVFEDLVDENGQMTVVVRCLDRAQYLGVTPASVYLRPADNPFGWNMAKAYISIWLQMTMIIAFGVMFSTFLTGPVAMIATAVCVLLGFSAEQVYDTRHYIDAGIARGGGPIESMVRLLKQDAMTTQLDVDTVAAKVIQTTDAGIVYTLDAIATALPNLPKMVGTAEFAASGFDIFGAILARHAMATFGYVLLAFLISYFTLKAREIAA comes from the coding sequence ATGAATCTGCAACCGGATGACTTCTGGTCATTTTATGAATGGTTCTTCCGACCGGGAGCGTTTCTAGAAAGCGCCGCTCTTAAAGGAATCGTCCTGGCCATCCTGGCCACATTCCTTGGCTTGGTAGGCGGCTACGTTGTTTCATCGTCCCGCTACGGGTCCGGCGAAGGATTCTTTGCTGTTGCTCGCGCGATCCGCGACCTCTTCCGATTCGATTTGCCCGGCACCCGACTGCGCCGCATCCTGGCGTTGGCAAAACTCGCGTTCAAGGAAGCCCTGCGTCGAAAAGTCCTGTACGTCGTCGGCTTGTTCGTTGTTGTCCTGTTGCTTGCCGGCTGGTACCTGAACCCGCAAAGCGACGATCCCGCACGACTCTATGTCAGCTTTGTGTTGACCGCGACAAACTACCTGGTGCTGGCACTGGCATTGTTTATCAGCGCGTTCTCGCTGCCTGAAGACATCAAGAACAAGACGATGTACACCATCGTCACCAAACCGGTCCGCGCGACCGAAATCATCCTGGGACGCATGCTGGGGTTCATCGGCGTTGGCACCATGATCCTGGTTCCAATGGGCTTGCTCAGCTATGTCTTCGTCGTCCGCGGACTCGATCACACCCACACGAAGGTTGCCGACGTTCGGGAAATGCCTCGAGGTGGATTTGAAGGGGAAACGGACTACACCCAGTTTCACTCGCACACGTTTGCCCTGGATGAAAACGGGGAAGGACTCACCAACATCGTTCGTGGGCACCGTCACGTGGTACTCCGCGATGATGCCGGCAACTTCAAAATCGGATCTCCCACCGGTGCACTGCGTGCACGTATCCCATCCTATGGAGCGTTGGTTTTCCGCGATCGAAGCGGGAATCTCCAGGAAGAAGGCATCGACGTTGGTAACGAACGACTTGCCGGAGGCTACGGTAGTGCCGGGATCTCACGTCTGATCGGCGTGACTCAAGGGACTCGTAAAGTCGAACACGGGTACGTGGAAGGCGGCACGCTCGGTACCGCGGAATTCACGTTCCCCAACGTGACCAAAGAACGTTATCCCGATGGATTCCCGATCGACTTGTCGCTACGTGCGTACCGCTCCTACAAGGGTGACATCGAAACCGGCATCCGTGGATCGGTCACCATGAAGCATCCGGAAAAGCCCATCGAAAGCAATCCAATTGCGTTCGTTGTGCACGAATATGAAGTCGACGAAAAGACACTGCCTTTGACAACCGAAGGCACCGACGGCACTGAAACCCGCATGCTCGACGTGTTCGAAGACCTAGTCGACGAGAACGGCCAGATGACGGTCGTCGTCCGCTGTCTCGATCGCGCTCAGTATCTCGGCGTCACACCCGCTAGTGTTTACCTGCGACCCGCTGACAATCCGTTCGGTTGGAACATGGCGAAAGCGTATATCTCGATCTGGTTGCAAATGACCATGATCATCGCCTTCGGCGTCATGTTCAGTACATTCCTGACCGGTCCCGTGGCGATGATTGCGACCGCCGTTTGTGTGCTGCTCGGCTTCTCCGCGGAACAGGTTTACGACACTCGGCACTACATTGACGCCGGAATCGCTCGTGGTGGTGGTCCGATCGAATCCATGGTTCGGCTGCTGAAACAAGACGCGATGACCACGCAACTGGACGTCGACACCGTGGCCGCAAAGGTCATTCAGACAACCGATGCTGGGATTGTTTACACGCTCGACGCGATCGCGACCGCACTGCCTAACCTTCCCAAGATGGTCGGCACGGCGGAGTTCGCTGCCTCGGGATTTGATATCTTTGGTGCGATCCTTGCACGACACGCGATGGCGACGTTCGGCTACGTCCTGCTCGCATTCCTTATCAGCTATTTTACCCTGAAAGCACGTGAGATCGCGGCATGA
- a CDS encoding IRE (iron responsive element): MNRTTQLRRKLTYLVILVVMLIPLYLLGQPAGGGGDGGGKLAQMRDAYDIAESDLGEISPASETMKLASLGMRGVAASLLWKKSHDYRVSHEWDRLKATLNNIALLQPHFDKVWEFQAHNLAYNVSSEFDDYRQRYEMVREGTEFLTKGVKQNRKAPRLVWYTGWFYGQKLGMSDEKRQFRRLFSDDEVLHEQLLNQGIAVDSPEARGPLGKPDNWLVGRLWLNSGYDLVESGIKIRRQTPINFYETGPKWRIKHAEAIEKEGILDDRAQNAWQMASQDWKGLGNRSIPTTASFTIKLGQLDELNRQRAETVAEIRKTAGAAYERAELAMIETLDPVIQDALLTPIEDRTKSQQSIAATHGGSITPNLDSIAREAAPNDRLKILQLVDEVKDIDERIIKTSGHRKQINFEYWETLALAEQEERTVRARRLTYEAEQANADAELDKAIQLYEDSFQVWAEIFDDYPILVIDDSAEDLFDSIRRYKIATDSDEIEDDFPLKTFVELMGQYGQVDPLMYERVRTEQDAKLEARKRELAEEEKRREAEAMEAEQDKTPEAASEEAAESNEKAGTEEEPAESSEQANSSEDAPMSESDEPVAEETSEPASEEPASEDSTSDEPAEMNSEEPANSAEDAPAADEETQSDGKDAAADNDSGADPEASKVKDAVEEAAEEAADNGKTE, encoded by the coding sequence ATGAATCGCACGACTCAACTTCGTCGGAAACTTACCTATCTGGTCATTCTCGTGGTCATGCTGATCCCGCTGTACCTGCTCGGCCAACCGGCCGGCGGTGGCGGCGACGGTGGCGGTAAGCTCGCGCAAATGCGTGACGCTTACGACATCGCGGAAAGCGATCTGGGTGAGATCAGTCCAGCCAGCGAAACCATGAAACTGGCATCCCTAGGGATGCGTGGCGTGGCTGCGTCGCTGCTTTGGAAGAAGTCGCACGACTATCGTGTCTCACACGAATGGGACCGACTCAAGGCAACGTTGAATAACATCGCGTTGCTTCAGCCCCACTTCGACAAAGTGTGGGAATTCCAAGCTCACAACCTGGCCTACAACGTCTCCTCGGAATTTGACGACTACCGTCAACGTTACGAAATGGTACGCGAAGGCACTGAGTTCCTTACCAAGGGCGTCAAGCAAAATCGCAAGGCACCCCGCTTGGTCTGGTACACCGGTTGGTTCTATGGACAAAAACTGGGCATGTCCGATGAGAAACGTCAATTCCGACGCCTCTTTTCCGACGACGAAGTCCTGCATGAGCAACTGCTGAACCAAGGCATCGCGGTCGATAGCCCCGAAGCTCGTGGCCCATTGGGCAAACCAGACAACTGGCTGGTTGGACGTTTGTGGCTGAATTCCGGCTACGACTTGGTTGAGTCCGGCATCAAAATTCGCCGCCAAACTCCAATCAACTTCTACGAAACCGGGCCGAAATGGCGTATCAAACACGCCGAAGCGATCGAAAAGGAAGGTATCCTGGACGACCGTGCCCAAAACGCATGGCAAATGGCTTCGCAGGATTGGAAAGGACTCGGCAATCGCTCGATTCCAACAACGGCCTCCTTCACGATCAAGCTAGGTCAACTCGACGAACTCAATCGCCAACGCGCTGAAACCGTTGCCGAAATCCGCAAGACCGCTGGGGCTGCCTACGAACGTGCGGAATTGGCGATGATCGAAACTCTTGATCCAGTCATCCAGGACGCACTGCTGACGCCGATTGAAGACCGCACGAAATCGCAACAATCGATTGCGGCGACTCACGGGGGCTCGATTACGCCCAACTTGGATTCGATCGCCCGAGAAGCAGCACCCAATGACCGCCTGAAAATCCTGCAACTGGTTGATGAAGTTAAAGACATCGACGAGCGGATTATCAAGACCAGCGGTCACCGCAAGCAAATCAACTTTGAGTACTGGGAAACTCTGGCACTCGCTGAACAGGAAGAACGAACGGTTCGCGCCCGCCGCTTGACCTACGAAGCCGAACAAGCCAACGCGGATGCAGAACTAGACAAGGCTATCCAACTCTACGAAGACTCCTTCCAAGTCTGGGCTGAAATTTTTGACGACTACCCGATCCTGGTAATCGACGACAGTGCGGAAGACCTGTTCGACTCCATCCGTCGATACAAGATCGCAACCGACTCCGACGAAATCGAAGACGACTTCCCTTTGAAAACGTTTGTTGAACTGATGGGGCAGTACGGACAGGTGGATCCGCTTATGTACGAACGTGTTCGTACCGAGCAGGACGCAAAGCTCGAAGCTCGAAAACGCGAACTTGCTGAAGAAGAAAAGCGTCGCGAGGCCGAAGCGATGGAAGCAGAGCAGGACAAAACACCTGAAGCGGCCAGCGAAGAGGCAGCCGAATCGAATGAGAAGGCCGGGACCGAAGAGGAACCAGCCGAATCAAGCGAGCAGGCCAACTCCAGCGAAGACGCCCCGATGAGCGAATCGGATGAACCCGTTGCCGAAGAAACCTCCGAGCCAGCCTCAGAAGAGCCAGCCTCAGAAGATTCAACTTCGGATGAGCCAGCCGAAATGAACAGCGAAGAGCCTGCCAACTCCGCCGAAGACGCTCCTGCGGCGGATGAAGAAACGCAGTCTGACGGCAAAGATGCAGCGGCTGACAACGATTCTGGAGCCGATCCAGAAGCTTCCAAAGTGAAGGACGCGGTCGAGGAAGCAGCCGAAGAGGCTGCCGACAACGGCAAGACTGAGTAA